In a single window of the Helicobacter sp. MIT 99-5507 genome:
- a CDS encoding bifunctional 2-polyprenyl-6-hydroxyphenol methylase/3-demethylubiquinol 3-O-methyltransferase UbiG — protein sequence MTDYFEARGVKAEFYKDAKLPAYYKEVLEGLPHDARILDFGCGFGQNLFAIKNHNFTWQMGGGNRDFRLVGIDINPNAINFVKSLDIESFLIEDIFTFKPKEKFDLIITTHVLEHLTKNKLIDILKHFRESVLKENGAIFVAVPNAQSFTGCYWAYEDFTHNTLFTAGSLIYVLKMAGFKNINIIDKDALAGSKGIKKWIKKVFLKIYTFHIKFWCKMTNSAFHAPSPQVFSYEIKALAN from the coding sequence ATGACAGATTATTTTGAAGCAAGAGGAGTAAAGGCTGAATTTTACAAAGATGCAAAATTGCCTGCTTACTACAAAGAAGTATTAGAGGGACTTCCTCATGATGCAAGGATTTTAGATTTTGGTTGTGGATTTGGACAAAATTTATTTGCAATTAAAAATCATAATTTTACATGGCAAATGGGGGGGGGGAATAGAGATTTTAGGCTTGTTGGTATTGATATAAATCCCAATGCAATAAATTTTGTAAAAAGTTTAGATATAGAATCTTTTTTGATAGAAGATATTTTTACATTTAAACCAAAAGAGAAATTTGATTTAATTATCACTACTCATGTGCTTGAACACTTAACAAAAAATAAGCTCATAGATATATTAAAACATTTTAGAGAATCTGTGCTTAAAGAAAATGGTGCTATTTTTGTTGCTGTGCCAAATGCACAAAGTTTTACTGGCTGTTATTGGGCTTATGAGGATTTTACGCATAATACTTTATTTACAGCTGGAAGTCTTATATATGTGCTAAAAATGGCTGGATTTAAAAATATCAATATCATTGACAAAGACGCTCTAGCTGGAAGTAAAGGTATAAAAAAGTGGATTAAAAAGGTATTTTTAAAAATATATACCTTTCATATAAAATTTTGGTGCAAGATGACAAACTCTGCATTTCACGCACCAAGCCCACAAGTATTTAGCTATGAAATAAAAGCATTAGCAAATTAA
- a CDS encoding bifunctional 2-polyprenyl-6-hydroxyphenol methylase/3-demethylubiquinol 3-O-methyltransferase UbiG has translation MKCILCGSDNTNKIDVIKKDDLISLYKKAFDINVENIIKQDLFYHHCCDCDLRFFTLENGEIPSGDDGFYNHLNKLPWYYMQEKNEYHFAKQFIKKDSRVLEVGCGKAAFASFLPNKQNYIGLEFSSDAKKLAKQNGINIENISIEEYSKSNKTKFNIACSFQVLEHVTNPYSFIHSQIKCLNWGGAAR, from the coding sequence ATGAAATGTATTTTGTGTGGAAGTGATAATACAAATAAGATTGATGTAATAAAAAAAGATGATTTAATTAGCTTGTATAAAAAGGCATTTGATATAAATGTAGAAAATATCATAAAGCAAGATTTATTTTATCATCATTGTTGTGATTGTGATTTAAGATTTTTTACACTAGAAAATGGGGAGATTCCAAGTGGTGATGATGGATTTTACAATCATTTAAATAAACTACCTTGGTATTATATGCAAGAAAAAAATGAATACCATTTTGCAAAGCAATTTATTAAAAAAGATTCTAGAGTTTTAGAAGTTGGCTGTGGAAAAGCTGCATTTGCTAGTTTTTTACCAAATAAGCAAAATTATATTGGCTTAGAATTTAGCAGTGATGCAAAAAAGTTGGCAAAACAAAATGGCATAAATATAGAAAATATTAGCATAGAAGAATATTCTAAATCTAATAAAACAAAATTTAATATAGCTTGTAGTTTTCAAGTGCTAGAGCATGTAACAAATCCTTATAGTTTTATCCACTCACAGATAAAATGCCTAAATTGGGGGGGGGCAGCAAGGTGA
- a CDS encoding glycosyltransferase yields MDKISIITIVFNDINNIKKTLDSVINQTYENLQYIIIDGKSNDGTKEFIENKIKNISNITEEISNDDIYHLKATKKNNKNFTFYFISQKDHGIYDAMNKGIDLANGKWCNFMNCADKFYNSNAIYKVFEKFNTKKEQDNIKQPCVIYGNTQMVYDNTCSKILLASHNHKFHHKFIHQSSFIDTNIIKKYKFDTRFKIAGDTNLFTMLYNNGYKFLYIDEVISSFNLDGVSGKLSYQMFKEDCIIGYKYNKLYPLFNTLKVLFRDMPRYIIRISLPKKIRNKARVLISKKRI; encoded by the coding sequence ATGGATAAAATAAGTATTATTACAATAGTCTTTAATGATATAAACAATATCAAAAAAACGCTAGATTCTGTAATAAATCAAACTTATGAAAACTTACAATACATAATCATTGATGGAAAAAGCAATGATGGCACAAAAGAATTTATAGAAAATAAAATCAAAAATATTTCAAATATCACGGAAGAAATAAGCAATGATGATATTTATCACCTAAAAGCCACAAAAAAGAATAATAAAAATTTTACTTTTTATTTTATTAGTCAAAAAGATCATGGAATCTATGATGCTATGAATAAAGGCATAGATTTAGCAAATGGTAAATGGTGTAATTTTATGAATTGTGCTGATAAATTTTATAATAGCAATGCGATATATAAAGTATTTGAAAAATTCAATACAAAAAAAGAGCAAGATAATATAAAACAACCTTGTGTAATATATGGAAATACGCAAATGGTATATGATAATACCTGCTCTAAGATTCTCCTAGCCTCACATAATCACAAATTTCATCACAAATTCATTCATCAATCATCTTTTATTGATACTAATATCATCAAAAAATACAAATTTGATACGAGATTTAAAATCGCAGGTGATACAAATCTTTTTACAATGCTATACAATAATGGCTACAAGTTTTTATACATTGATGAAGTCATAAGCAGTTTTAATCTAGATGGAGTTAGTGGAAAATTAAGCTATCAAATGTTTAAAGAAGATTGCATTATTGGATATAAATATAATAAATTATATCCATTGTTTAATACCCTAAAAGTCCTATTTAGAGATATGCCTAGATATATCATTAGAATCTCCTTACCAAAAAAGATAAGAAATAAAGCTAGAGTTTTGATTAGCAAAAAAAGAATCTAG
- a CDS encoding glycosyltransferase family A protein has translation MVDKSGNFLDPSTTNKILYDKLDLKILKRTRMEKYIKSNTKDKTKKLTTPFISIIIPVYNVEKYISRCLESCINQSFSDIEILLIDDCGNDNSISIAKSFAKKDCRIRIIKNEKNLGLFHTRIVGEKEAKGLYLLHLDSDDYIDYFTCKILYRKVLDKNVLIENINIIYGGGIAA, from the coding sequence TTGGTAGATAAAAGTGGTAATTTTCTAGATCCATCCACAACAAATAAAATCTTATATGACAAACTTGATTTAAAAATACTAAAAAGAACTAGAATGGAAAAATATATCAAATCAAATACAAAAGATAAGACAAAAAAGCTCACCACCCCTTTTATATCAATTATCATCCCTGTGTATAATGTAGAAAAATACATATCTCGTTGCCTTGAATCTTGTATAAATCAAAGTTTTAGTGATATTGAGATTTTATTAATTGATGATTGTGGAAATGACAATAGCATATCTATTGCAAAATCTTTTGCAAAAAAAGACTGCAGGATTAGAATCATCAAAAATGAAAAAAATCTAGGATTATTTCACACAAGAATTGTAGGTGAAAAAGAAGCCAAAGGTCTGTATTTATTGCATTTGGATTCTGATGATTATATAGATTATTTTACTTGCAAGATTCTATATAGAAAAGTGTTAGATAAAAATGTTTTGATTGAAAATATCAACATTATCTATGGGGGGGGGATTGCAGCTTGA
- a CDS encoding glycosyltransferase family 2 protein, which yields MNPPKISIIIPVYNVEKYISRCLESCINQSFSDIEILLIDDCGNDNSISIAKSFAKKDCRIRIIKNEKNLGTFNSRIKGIENAKGIYLLFLDADDYIEYNTCKKAYDKALNGNNTKEQIKEDKLPDIVFFGMRFYPPTIKKVAPPVLIDELHNEEILKASFAHCATPPWHICAKLYKASHISKTINLLLAHMGEFPRLNMAEDALKSFAILALANKSIGIKDKLYIYCNNQSSITRRIDEKSIRKKINDFDKVLDYLDRFGEIKEIRENKYFKQTKDRTKNILKAQRELELRYLPKDVAHAIVGGGEL from the coding sequence TTGAATCCTCCTAAAATATCAATTATCATCCCTGTGTATAATGTAGAAAAATACATATCTCGTTGCCTTGAATCTTGTATAAATCAAAGTTTTAGTGATATTGAGATTTTATTAATTGATGATTGTGGAAATGACAATAGCATATCTATTGCAAAATCTTTTGCAAAAAAAGACTGCAGGATTAGAATCATCAAAAATGAAAAAAATCTAGGCACTTTTAATTCAAGAATAAAAGGCATAGAAAATGCAAAAGGAATATATTTATTATTTTTAGATGCAGATGATTATATAGAATATAATACTTGCAAAAAAGCCTATGACAAAGCATTAAATGGAAATAATACAAAAGAGCAAATAAAAGAGGATAAATTACCAGATATTGTATTTTTTGGTATGAGATTCTATCCACCAACAATAAAAAAAGTAGCACCTCCAGTATTGATAGATGAGCTGCATAATGAGGAGATTTTAAAAGCCTCTTTCGCCCATTGTGCCACACCTCCGTGGCACATATGTGCGAAGCTTTATAAAGCTTCGCACATTAGTAAAACGATAAATTTACTCCTAGCACATATGGGCGAATTTCCGCGTCTAAATATGGCAGAAGACGCACTAAAAAGCTTTGCAATACTTGCTTTAGCAAATAAATCTATTGGCATAAAAGATAAATTATACATATATTGCAATAATCAATCATCAATAACAAGAAGAATAGATGAAAAATCAATACGAAAAAAAATAAATGATTTTGATAAGGTGCTAGATTATTTAGATAGATTTGGTGAAATAAAAGAAATAAGAGAAAACAAATATTTCAAACAAACAAAAGATAGGACAAAAAATATATTAAAAGCCCAAAGAGAATTAGAATTAAGATATTTACCTAAAGATGTAGCTCACGCTATTGTAGGGGGGGGGGAATTATAG
- a CDS encoding glycosyltransferase family 4 protein — MPSFNTSISKCSYKISKISSQVADLCEDSSLHNEHRKNQALKVLHLASDSITGGAESVFRNTIKITSKDFITYTASCDKEIKDSKKHIILDDYQNYNKITAIIKYIFNIKNYSTLLFSLNELKPDVIHTQNYLSRLSPSVLFALKRYKKQNPNIKLIYTQHSFGVCGNSCLYNYNKNQVCESCIKGNQLQIAFKNCDRRGRIYSFIKALRTIFYQGIFLKEQNLFDKIIFVSNFQMQKHIDDNYDKTKLKVITNPIDSSFYNPNISIEQKENLIVFFGRISKEKNVAILIEAFYKLHKDFKDYKLLIIGDGDDKIRCENLAKKIFKDSKPYIFIPHLSPKELREKLKSAKISILPSILYESFGLTIIESILSSVVPIASDIGALSETIDKFGGLKFTPNSKDCLHEVMKEALNNYKKYFYNLSKWQEKILKETNNKRYLDNLKEIYEAKN; from the coding sequence ATGCCCTCCTTTAATACCTCAATATCTAAATGCAGCTATAAAATCTCTAAAATATCATCGCAAGTGGCAGACTTATGTGAGGATTCTAGCCTACATAATGAGCATAGGAAAAATCAAGCTCTAAAGGTTTTACATTTAGCAAGTGATAGTATTACAGGAGGGGCGGAGAGTGTATTTAGAAATACGATAAAAATCACAAGTAAAGATTTTATCACTTATACTGCAAGTTGTGATAAAGAAATAAAAGATTCTAAAAAACACATAATCTTGGATGATTATCAAAACTACAACAAAATCACTGCAATCATAAAATATATCTTTAATATAAAAAATTACTCTACTCTACTTTTCTCTTTAAATGAGCTAAAACCAGATGTAATCCATACACAAAATTATCTATCGCGTCTTAGCCCTAGTGTGCTTTTTGCACTAAAAAGATATAAAAAACAAAATCCAAATATAAAACTCATCTATACACAGCATAGCTTTGGTGTATGTGGAAATAGCTGTCTTTATAACTACAATAAAAATCAAGTTTGCGAATCTTGCATAAAAGGAAATCAGCTACAAATTGCTTTTAAAAACTGCGATAGAAGAGGAAGAATCTATTCTTTTATAAAAGCTTTAAGGACTATATTTTATCAAGGAATATTTCTAAAAGAACAAAATCTATTTGATAAAATCATCTTTGTTAGCAATTTTCAAATGCAAAAACACATAGATGATAATTATGATAAAACTAAACTAAAAGTCATCACAAACCCGATAGATTCTAGCTTTTATAATCCAAATATCTCAATAGAGCAAAAAGAAAATTTGATAGTCTTTTTTGGGAGAATTAGTAAAGAAAAAAATGTAGCAATACTAATAGAAGCATTTTATAAATTACATAAAGATTTTAAAGATTACAAACTGCTTATTATTGGTGATGGCGATGATAAAATACGATGCGAGAATCTAGCAAAAAAAATATTTAAAGATTCTAAGCCATATATTTTTATCCCACATCTAAGCCCAAAAGAACTAAGAGAGAAGCTAAAAAGTGCAAAGATTAGCATTTTACCATCAATATTGTATGAGAGCTTTGGACTTACAATAATAGAATCTATACTATCTAGTGTCGTGCCAATTGCAAGTGATATCGGGGCTTTAAGTGAGACTATAGATAAATTTGGCGGACTTAAATTTACCCCAAATTCAAAAGATTGCTTACATGAAGTGATGAAAGAAGCACTAAATAATTATAAAAAATATTTTTATAATCTATCAAAATGGCAAGAAAAAATCTTAAAAGAAACAAACAACAAAAGATATCTAGATAATCTAAAGGAAATCTATGAAGCCAAAAATTAG
- a CDS encoding glycosyltransferase family 2 protein encodes MKPKISIITAIYNDKENIAATIESILNQTYENIEYIIIDGGSTDGSIEVINKYLNNKPKYLKHNIDKFISKKDDGISHAFNKGINLSSGEYINFQGASDILDNKYAIEELFKDVDSSFDLILGRIKRVSNDEYNKILYFSKKYKRNPLDSLLWKMNIPHQGLFTNKRFFQKYGLFRLDKIYSMDYEQLLRAYKDRKNLKILYKNIFISRWKEGGIGSGKTKEILKEYHQNRVENKIANKIVLYYVYFWSLFKFYTKSILLKIIKGK; translated from the coding sequence ATGAAGCCAAAAATTAGCATAATCACAGCAATATATAATGATAAAGAAAATATTGCAGCTACAATAGAATCTATCCTCAATCAAACATATGAAAATATCGAATATATCATCATTGATGGTGGAAGCACAGATGGAAGCATAGAAGTTATAAATAAATATCTAAATAATAAACCAAAATATCTAAAACATAATATAGATAAATTTATAAGCAAAAAAGATGATGGAATCTCTCATGCTTTCAATAAAGGTATAAATCTATCTAGTGGGGAGTATATAAACTTTCAAGGTGCAAGCGATATATTGGATAATAAATATGCAATAGAAGAATTATTTAAAGATGTAGATTCTAGCTTTGATTTAATATTAGGTAGAATAAAACGAGTAAGCAATGATGAATACAACAAAATATTATATTTCTCCAAAAAATACAAAAGAAATCCGCTAGATTCTTTGCTCTGGAAGATGAATATTCCACATCAAGGACTTTTTACAAATAAAAGATTTTTTCAAAAATATGGACTTTTTAGGCTTGATAAGATTTATAGTATGGATTATGAACAACTCCTAAGGGCATATAAAGATAGAAAAAACTTAAAAATACTTTATAAAAATATCTTTATATCAAGATGGAAAGAAGGAGGCATTGGAAGCGGAAAAACAAAAGAAATACTAAAAGAATATCATCAAAATAGAGTAGAAAACAAAATCGCAAATAAAATAGTGCTGTATTATGTGTATTTTTGGAGTTTATTTAAATTCTATACAAAATCAATTCTTTTAAAAATAATCAAAGGAAAATAA
- a CDS encoding glycosyltransferase — protein MNKQNYNPKNKQFLYIGRISKEKNIDLLLECFRDSIFHLNIIGGKIDTKQSNITCLDYINNDNIANIIQNHIALILPSTSEPWGLVVDEALLCGVSVIASSNVGSSNELIKPYKSGIIFENNNLEALNYALEEMDKNYLKYHKNTLKIDFKTRYEKMKKAYLLDE, from the coding sequence ATAAATAAGCAAAATTATAATCCTAAAAATAAGCAGTTTTTATACATAGGCAGAATCTCAAAAGAAAAAAATATTGATTTATTATTAGAATGTTTTAGAGATTCTATATTTCATTTAAATATCATTGGCGGCAAAATAGATACAAAACAAAGCAATATAACATGTCTTGATTATATCAATAATGACAATATAGCAAATATCATTCAAAATCACATTGCTTTGATACTTCCATCAACTAGTGAGCCTTGGGGACTTGTAGTAGATGAAGCATTGCTATGTGGTGTAAGTGTGATTGCAAGCTCAAATGTAGGCAGTAGTAATGAGCTAATAAAGCCATATAAAAGCGGGATTATCTTTGAGAATAATAATTTAGAGGCACTAAATTATGCATTAGAAGAAATGGATAAAAACTATTTAAAATATCATAAAAACACCTTAAAGATTGATTTTAAAACAAGATATGAAAAAATGAAAAAGGCATATTTATTGGATGAATAG
- a CDS encoding acyltransferase family protein, translating to MNRVDFVDNLKGFGVLCVILGHIANPFSNFIYLWHMPLFFFIGGFFINTNKNNIDFIISNTKNLMGIYIIFGILGISIESLKDIALHREIEIKELLIGLFFYMDYEHLQNSYALILWFLPSLLIAKITCFFILKYTKWLFLPYIMAIIFILKYNINLPFVLDIGIITSIFCLFGYFFFKNITRFGNGGGLQIIIWIGLSIFCYLFVEINILKYRNFSWIFSLAFCISFCILLMFVFYKYPKILNFKYFGIHSVFFYVIHIYTNNIANYALKYFGITNWIMIFILSLIILITILYIKLKIHIKK from the coding sequence ATGAATAGAGTTGATTTTGTAGATAATCTAAAAGGATTTGGGGTTTTATGTGTGATTTTAGGGCATATTGCAAATCCATTTTCAAACTTTATATATTTGTGGCATATGCCTTTATTTTTCTTTATTGGTGGATTTTTTATCAATACAAACAAAAATAATATAGATTTTATAATAAGCAATACAAAAAATCTAATGGGAATCTATATCATCTTTGGAATCTTGGGCATAAGTATAGAATCCCTAAAAGATATAGCACTACATAGGGAAATAGAGATAAAAGAACTTCTTATTGGATTGTTTTTTTATATGGATTATGAGCATTTGCAAAATAGCTATGCACTTATTTTGTGGTTTTTGCCAAGTTTGCTTATTGCAAAAATCACTTGTTTTTTTATCTTAAAATATACAAAATGGCTATTTTTACCATATATCATGGCTATTATTTTTATATTAAAATACAATATAAATCTCCCATTTGTCCTAGATATCGGGATAATAACATCTATATTTTGCCTATTTGGATATTTTTTCTTCAAAAATATCACACGATTTGGTAATGGGGGGGGGTTGCAAATTATTATTTGGATTGGTTTAAGTATATTTTGCTACCTATTTGTAGAAATAAATATTTTAAAATATAGAAATTTTAGCTGGATTTTTTCTCTTGCATTTTGTATTAGCTTTTGCATTTTATTAATGTTTGTATTTTATAAATATCCAAAAATATTAAATTTCAAATATTTTGGAATACATTCTGTATTTTTTTATGTAATACATATATATACAAATAACATCGCAAACTACGCATTAAAATACTTTGGTATAACAAATTGGATAATGATTTTTATACTATCACTCATCATACTTATAACAATTTTATACATAAAATTAAAAATACATATCAAAAAGTGA
- a CDS encoding outer membrane family protein, which yields MKTKIIIGVLGLYTSSISAFDYDFYGGAYAFSKIGFNNKIDLDQGKYPTDSWASIGLEANVSGSFVEGFTYGLGGMASAPVWDKTFNGEYPSRAYINGTARNSVGNDLNDLRNNYYFISMAYLGYEYKAKGLNIGIKAGRYLDHGLDWFSGSSEGAHVWAGNDNMKFQINFVNRRGLAFNQWFNDFYTIGKNDTFNAPRYFIIGAFDINFGNFGIKPQVWYHRNDYIAPGVNAFYQYNGDDFSAKTSLYSLFVLSHKNTANTYLNQTDKRLGTILIIQEDMSYSNWDFGAGIWKTFGNPDGNSGIGRHGNLAKIDVWTSSAFTFGTDGWALSDVNSKDAFTLWLYGGQKLGDFTWELLGRATTSRNSNEQSIALNLGYNVTKQITLAAKLEYFNDLSKNDLPAYVGKSSVANDRSHIFLSAAYNW from the coding sequence ATGAAAACAAAAATTATTATAGGTGTTTTAGGATTATATACTAGCAGTATCAGTGCTTTTGACTATGATTTTTATGGCGGAGCTTATGCATTTAGCAAAATTGGATTTAATAATAAAATAGATTTAGATCAAGGCAAATATCCAACAGATAGCTGGGCTAGCATCGGATTGGAAGCAAATGTATCAGGTAGCTTTGTAGAAGGATTTACTTATGGCTTAGGTGGAATGGCATCAGCTCCTGTATGGGATAAAACTTTTAATGGAGAATATCCAAGCCGTGCATATATAAATGGAACTGCAAGAAATTCTGTAGGCAATGACCTTAATGATCTTAGAAATAATTATTACTTTATATCAATGGCATATCTTGGATATGAATATAAAGCAAAAGGATTAAATATAGGCATAAAAGCTGGTAGATATCTAGATCATGGACTTGATTGGTTTAGTGGCTCTAGCGAGGGTGCTCATGTATGGGCTGGAAATGATAATATGAAATTTCAAATCAATTTTGTAAATAGAAGAGGACTTGCTTTTAATCAATGGTTTAATGATTTTTACACTATTGGCAAGAATGATACTTTTAATGCTCCTAGATATTTTATAATTGGTGCATTTGATATTAATTTTGGTAATTTTGGTATAAAACCACAAGTTTGGTATCATAGAAATGACTATATTGCCCCGGGAGTAAATGCATTCTATCAATATAATGGTGATGATTTTAGTGCAAAAACTAGTCTTTATTCTTTATTTGTATTATCTCACAAAAATACTGCAAATACATACCTAAATCAAACAGATAAAAGACTTGGCACAATCTTAATAATACAAGAAGATATGTCTTATAGTAATTGGGATTTTGGTGCAGGTATATGGAAAACTTTTGGTAATCCAGATGGCAATAGTGGTATAGGAAGACATGGGAATCTAGCAAAAATTGATGTATGGACTTCTAGTGCATTTACTTTTGGAACTGATGGTTGGGCATTAAGTGATGTAAATTCTAAAGATGCATTTACTCTTTGGCTATATGGCGGACAAAAACTAGGTGATTTTACATGGGAATTACTAGGTAGAGCAACAACTTCAAGAAATAGCAACGAACAAAGCATTGCACTAAATCTAGGATACAATGTAACAAAACAAATAACTCTAGCTGCAAAACTAGAATATTTCAATGATCTATCAAAAAATGACTTACCAGCATATGTTGGAAAAAGTAGTGTAGCAAATGATAGAAGCCATATATTTTTAAGCGCTGCTTATAATTGGTAA
- a CDS encoding class I SAM-dependent methyltransferase — protein MGGGSSKNSILDYAGGIGTLARILLQFYNINILVYENYMQEFKNDGIVKYVNKLSTYDIVINSAMFEHITKREHLEHINSLVKDDGVLIIHTLVRENIPKNPNWFYILPVHCSFHTNKSMQILMNDWGYSHSLYSPISKCWVLFKKANKNIPKLKEYTQSINSLLQQNYLFYKEGFMDYWLD, from the coding sequence TTGGGGGGGGGCAGCAGCAAAAATAGTATTTTAGATTATGCCGGTGGGATTGGCACTCTAGCTAGAATCTTACTTCAATTTTATAATATAAATATCTTAGTATATGAAAATTATATGCAAGAATTCAAAAATGATGGCATTGTAAAATATGTAAATAAACTATCAACTTATGATATTGTAATAAATTCTGCCATGTTTGAGCATATCACAAAAAGAGAGCATTTAGAACATATCAATTCTTTAGTAAAAGATGATGGTGTGCTAATTATTCATACTTTAGTTAGAGAAAATATCCCAAAAAATCCAAATTGGTTTTATATACTTCCTGTGCATTGTAGCTTTCATACAAATAAATCAATGCAGATTCTGATGAATGATTGGGGTTATTCGCATTCTCTTTATAGTCCTATATCAAAATGTTGGGTTTTATTTAAAAAAGCAAATAAAAATATTCCCAAACTAAAAGAATATACGCAATCTATAAATTCATTATTACAACAAAATTATTTATTTTATAAAGAAGGTTTTATGGATTATTGGCTTGATTAG
- a CDS encoding glycosyltransferase, translating to MQEKYKRSENEIMQNWSSKEPILTIICITYNHKDFITRAIEGFLEQETNFAFEIFIHDDCSDDGTKEIIESYATKYPNIIKAFYEEENQYKKGANGRYFFGELSKMARKYIALCEGDDYWNDSKKLQLQVDFLENNPKFVITYHSCSIIDCNDNIVDFSINDWAKFDYRDGKGYDMQRLHLCLPLRCVVYRNVIDFLEPNLMQYAKKIKNADTFLWILLGEYGDVKYIKEIKPAFYRIHIGGVWSMVDEKEKHKMHTNSFYNMAEYFSIKGDVNLASYFLSLSMYYLSCASSVDKMQYSDFTRIPKSILGHKSVYGGGYIHILTSWCYFSATLQVFEKYKRAA from the coding sequence ATGCAAGAAAAATATAAAAGAAGTGAAAATGAGATTATGCAAAATTGGAGCTCTAAAGAGCCGATTTTGACAATTATTTGCATTACATATAATCATAAAGATTTTATTACAAGAGCAATAGAGGGCTTTTTAGAACAAGAGACAAATTTTGCATTTGAGATTTTTATTCATGATGATTGCAGTGATGATGGCACAAAAGAGATAATAGAATCTTATGCAACAAAATATCCAAATATCATAAAAGCATTTTATGAAGAAGAAAATCAATATAAAAAGGGTGCAAATGGACGTTATTTTTTTGGTGAATTAAGCAAAATGGCCAGAAAATATATCGCTTTGTGTGAGGGTGATGATTATTGGAATGATTCTAAAAAACTGCAACTTCAAGTAGATTTTTTAGAAAATAATCCTAAATTTGTTATCACCTATCATTCTTGTAGTATTATTGATTGTAATGATAATATAGTAGATTTTTCTATAAATGATTGGGCAAAGTTTGATTATAGAGATGGTAAGGGTTATGATATGCAAAGACTTCATCTTTGTTTGCCTCTTAGATGTGTAGTGTATAGAAATGTTATAGATTTTTTAGAGCCAAATTTAATGCAATATGCAAAAAAGATTAAAAATGCTGATACATTTCTTTGGATTCTTCTTGGAGAATATGGTGATGTAAAATACATAAAAGAGATAAAACCGGCATTTTATAGAATCCATATTGGCGGTGTATGGTCTATGGTAGATGAAAAAGAAAAGCATAAAATGCATACTAATAGCTTTTATAATATGGCTGAATATTTTTCAATCAAAGGAGATGTAAATCTAGCTAGTTATTTTTTATCGCTTTCTATGTATTATTTATCTTGTGCAAGTAGTGTAGATAAAATGCAATATAGTGATTTTACTAGAATCCCAAAATCTATACTAGGGCATAAATCTGTCTATGGGGGGGGGTATATCCATATTCTTACTTCTTGGTGTTATTTCTCCGCGACTTTACAAGTTTTTGAAAAATATAAAAGAGCAGCTTAA